Proteins co-encoded in one Methanocella sp. genomic window:
- a CDS encoding 3-dehydroquinate synthase II produces MSKLVWVDVFQDPWSKAKEEMTAALESGADAILANAEFSDRIKELGKIKVAGFGPGADILTVGIGSEGDGTTPLPKKLTDSSDLAKAKELKEKGKPVAAFVSLQGKEYERLAALLGKVCDYLVIEGKDWKVIPLENLIAELQGSSVKIIARAESAEEAMVALQTLEKGADGILIHAEPAKIKSIAKMMASKREKIPIVTAEVKAVKEAGMGDRVCIDTCSLMRPGEGMLIGNQSGGLFLVQSEAEDSPYVASRPFRVNAGAVHEYVLVDDKTRYLSELRSGDPALIVDKDGDARKATIGRVKIERRPLLYVEAEIDGRPVTAILQNAETIKLVGAGGASIPVTKLKPGDKVLVRVESAGRHFGMKIDETIIEK; encoded by the coding sequence ATGAGTAAGCTCGTCTGGGTCGATGTTTTCCAGGATCCCTGGAGTAAGGCAAAGGAGGAAATGACTGCCGCGCTGGAATCCGGAGCGGATGCCATACTGGCGAACGCCGAGTTTTCCGACCGGATCAAGGAGCTGGGCAAGATCAAGGTAGCCGGATTTGGCCCGGGGGCGGATATCCTGACCGTGGGCATCGGCTCGGAGGGCGACGGTACCACTCCGTTGCCTAAAAAGCTAACGGACTCGTCGGACCTGGCAAAGGCAAAGGAGCTAAAGGAAAAGGGAAAACCCGTTGCTGCATTCGTAAGCCTTCAGGGAAAGGAGTATGAAAGGCTTGCGGCACTTCTCGGTAAAGTATGCGATTATCTCGTCATCGAGGGAAAGGACTGGAAGGTCATACCCCTGGAAAATTTGATAGCGGAGCTGCAGGGCTCGAGCGTGAAGATCATCGCACGGGCGGAAAGCGCGGAGGAGGCGATGGTCGCGCTGCAGACGCTGGAAAAGGGCGCCGACGGCATACTCATCCATGCCGAGCCGGCGAAGATAAAAAGTATTGCGAAGATGATGGCCTCAAAGCGGGAGAAGATCCCCATCGTTACAGCCGAAGTCAAGGCCGTAAAAGAGGCTGGAATGGGAGACCGCGTCTGCATCGATACGTGCTCGCTCATGCGGCCGGGCGAAGGCATGCTCATCGGCAACCAGTCTGGCGGCTTATTTTTAGTACAATCGGAAGCTGAGGATAGCCCCTACGTGGCCAGCCGGCCTTTCCGGGTGAACGCCGGCGCCGTGCATGAATACGTGCTTGTCGATGACAAGACCCGATATTTGTCCGAGCTCAGGAGCGGCGACCCGGCGCTCATCGTCGATAAGGACGGCGACGCGCGGAAGGCGACCATTGGCCGGGTCAAGATCGAGCGCAGGCCGCTGTTATACGTCGAGGCCGAGATCGACGGCCGGCCCGTCACGGCCATACTCCAGAACGCCGAGACCATCAAGCTGGTAGGCGCGGGCGGAGCCTCGATCCCCGTTACGAAGCTGAAGCCAGGAGATAAGGTGCTCGTGCGCGTGGAGAGCGCCGGGCGGCACTTCGGCATGAAGATCGATGAGACCATCATAGAAAAATAA
- a CDS encoding M50 family metallopeptidase, with the protein MFTSLKKWLITGFKFVSSFFIIGIPLILLQNLISIIAVLTHEAGHAIFDILSGYSVKSITITYDGAPASLSSFFNIDFTWFLSGYTQYNLAPSSISLSTFFINFGGILLTTIVLVLLYLIKSHRLIEKKFSEKTAAIVLTELLDFFLLWFSICVFEEAFIPNMNTYSFITDLNSYDAIQSLTVVNLWVTPFHLPVFSSGFYMFIVIFVFGIFVTFELIYDKLAYFNVNPFRSWNRMDKLIIALIVISIVYIISEIIPLMSFLIYAFSLMYILLMFVIYMDVVNDKLITRRIIPSLTGPLKLLRWKRKASG; encoded by the coding sequence ATGTTTACCTCGCTAAAGAAGTGGCTTATTACTGGATTTAAATTTGTCTCATCCTTCTTTATCATCGGCATTCCTCTAATTCTTTTACAGAATTTAATTTCTATTATAGCCGTTTTAACCCATGAGGCGGGCCATGCGATCTTCGATATTTTATCAGGGTATAGTGTAAAATCTATAACAATAACATATGATGGTGCTCCGGCAAGCTTATCATCTTTCTTTAATATTGATTTTACATGGTTCTTATCCGGTTATACCCAATACAACCTTGCCCCATCCAGCATTAGCCTTTCAACGTTTTTTATCAATTTTGGAGGCATACTTCTAACGACAATAGTCCTCGTTTTGTTATATTTGATAAAAAGTCATAGGCTGATCGAAAAGAAGTTTTCAGAAAAAACAGCCGCTATTGTATTGACTGAGCTACTAGACTTCTTTTTGCTATGGTTTTCAATATGCGTATTTGAAGAAGCGTTTATACCAAATATGAATACTTATTCGTTTATTACCGATCTTAACAGCTATGATGCGATCCAATCCCTTACCGTTGTTAACCTATGGGTAACGCCGTTCCACTTGCCTGTATTCTCGTCAGGCTTTTACATGTTCATAGTGATTTTTGTTTTTGGCATTTTCGTAACCTTTGAATTGATCTATGATAAGCTCGCTTATTTCAATGTAAATCCTTTTAGATCATGGAATAGAATGGATAAGCTCATAATCGCATTAATAGTAATATCGATAGTTTACATAATTTCTGAAATCATACCTTTGATGTCATTTTTAATTTATGCTTTCTCTCTCATGTATATATTACTAATGTTTGTCATTTATATGGATGTGGTCAATGATAAGCTTATTACGAGAAGGATCATTCCTTCCCTAACAGGCCCATTGAAACTCTTGAGATGGAAAAGAAAAGCCTCTGGCTAA
- a CDS encoding NEW3 domain-containing protein → MKARHLLLPVLIICLLAGSIAAPALAYDTPLVTDTIWDGWSKTLGTYSCKVTTHIAEGANYVNLSISSPYYPQANAIIPVGQSYYYYNAIQVYVYAISSNSSNAAERTAEITISQPSTSSSSSSTTNTGTALTCVTPGETTLGGDSVTFPLTIQNNNGADKTYTLTANGGSPGWSTTFQYQGRNIYQIYVPSAGQQTVNVVVDTSYDSPIGAQGITISTGDASLTLSVDVTSVNQSADVSAKVSSQIAYIGDKAYYDLLIDNVQSQQNNYKLSVTGLPDNWYYMYLDSRSSTEELSETVVPASTTQDIVLAIVPPNTVSAGDYNFTAVVTTPSGQDIAENLTLKLKAGTGMSVNYDKLAYTASPGQTFKINIYVTNTGTGSALTNVYPQVTAPSGWVVSSSPNSTNTIKSGGTQTFVISVQPPGNIVASDYDVSVKMVSDQASASDDFRITIATSSYIPYIAGGIIVVVLAGIVLLYRKYGRR, encoded by the coding sequence ATGAAAGCAAGGCATCTACTATTGCCGGTGCTGATCATTTGCCTGTTAGCGGGGTCGATCGCCGCCCCCGCACTGGCATATGACACGCCGCTAGTTACGGATACGATCTGGGACGGATGGTCGAAGACGCTGGGGACGTATTCCTGTAAGGTGACGACCCATATCGCGGAAGGCGCGAACTACGTAAACCTATCGATCAGCAGTCCCTACTACCCGCAGGCAAATGCGATAATCCCGGTAGGACAGTCGTATTATTACTATAACGCAATCCAGGTCTACGTATACGCCATCAGTTCGAATTCATCGAACGCGGCCGAACGAACGGCAGAGATCACCATCTCGCAGCCCTCGACTTCCTCGTCCAGCTCGTCGACCACGAACACGGGGACCGCGTTGACGTGCGTCACCCCGGGCGAAACGACGCTGGGCGGCGACTCGGTGACCTTCCCGCTCACGATACAGAATAATAATGGCGCCGACAAGACCTATACGCTGACGGCGAACGGCGGCAGTCCCGGCTGGTCGACGACGTTCCAGTACCAGGGCCGGAACATCTATCAGATCTACGTGCCCTCGGCCGGGCAGCAAACGGTGAACGTGGTGGTCGACACGTCCTATGATTCGCCCATCGGTGCGCAGGGGATCACAATCAGCACCGGGGACGCCAGCCTGACCCTGAGCGTGGACGTCACGAGCGTCAACCAGTCGGCCGACGTCTCCGCCAAGGTCAGCTCGCAGATCGCCTACATCGGCGATAAGGCCTACTATGACCTGCTGATCGATAACGTGCAGTCGCAGCAGAACAACTATAAGCTGTCCGTGACGGGCCTGCCGGATAACTGGTACTACATGTATCTGGATTCGCGCTCCAGCACGGAGGAGCTGTCCGAGACCGTCGTGCCGGCCTCCACCACACAGGATATCGTCCTTGCGATCGTGCCCCCGAACACGGTCAGCGCCGGCGACTATAACTTCACCGCCGTGGTCACGACACCGAGCGGCCAGGACATTGCGGAGAACCTGACGCTTAAACTGAAGGCAGGCACCGGCATGTCGGTCAACTACGACAAGCTGGCTTATACCGCCAGCCCCGGCCAGACGTTCAAGATCAACATATATGTGACTAACACGGGCACGGGCTCGGCTTTGACGAACGTCTACCCCCAGGTGACGGCGCCGTCGGGTTGGGTCGTCAGCTCGTCCCCGAATTCGACGAACACCATCAAGTCGGGCGGGACCCAGACCTTCGTCATTAGCGTACAGCCGCCGGGCAACATCGTGGCCAGCGACTATGACGTGTCCGTCAAGATGGTCAGCGATCAGGCGTCGGCGTCGGACGACTTCCGGATCACCATCGCCACGAGCTCATATATCCCGTACATCGCGGGCGGCATAATCGTTGTCGTGCTGGCGGGGATCGTGCTGCTGTACAGAAAATATGGGCGCCGGTGA
- a CDS encoding ABC transporter permease subunit, with the protein MRSEFIIAVKEFKDYLSSRAFLAIFGLLVLIMIASIVTGTGTYNERLSTYNSELTRAASAASNGSTFQPEMPSMMLVFESFCSIFVLVGWALPIVIGFSLISKEKESGSLKLLLARPTFRDSIINGKILGSTAILVLSLAAAFLVGLAILLFEGIIPSGDDLLRLITFFILVVLFSVAFLAIAIAASSLAKNSTMAILIALVIALFSIMVPYFSDSICQVALGTAPTAMIPATGSSSSTGGSTGGISGPGGNIVVNYGGGRNNTVQMQINPEYTSYMNTRNSITEALDLISPTSDLTGISNVVVSGEQNPVSSSGMAGAFNFRQRGMSAPTLGGTLPSILPQVLSLIVIAIAGFAISYAKFIRMDVR; encoded by the coding sequence ATGCGATCGGAATTCATCATCGCTGTAAAGGAATTCAAGGATTATCTATCCAGCCGGGCCTTCCTGGCGATCTTCGGCCTGCTCGTGCTCATCATGATCGCCTCGATCGTAACGGGCACTGGAACATATAATGAACGATTGTCGACCTATAACTCCGAGCTTACGAGGGCGGCATCGGCGGCTTCGAACGGCAGCACGTTCCAGCCGGAGATGCCGTCGATGATGCTGGTATTCGAGAGCTTCTGCTCTATATTCGTCCTCGTGGGCTGGGCGCTGCCGATCGTCATCGGGTTCAGCCTGATATCGAAAGAAAAAGAGTCCGGATCGCTAAAGCTGCTGCTGGCCCGTCCCACGTTCAGGGACTCGATCATCAACGGAAAGATCCTCGGGTCCACGGCCATCCTGGTATTATCGCTGGCCGCGGCGTTCCTCGTTGGGTTGGCCATACTGCTCTTCGAAGGTATCATACCTTCCGGCGACGACCTACTTCGGCTCATCACTTTCTTCATACTGGTCGTGCTCTTCAGCGTGGCATTCCTTGCCATAGCCATCGCGGCCTCATCCCTCGCGAAGAATTCGACGATGGCGATCCTGATCGCCCTCGTGATCGCGCTGTTCAGCATAATGGTGCCATACTTCTCGGATTCCATCTGCCAGGTCGCCCTGGGCACGGCCCCGACGGCGATGATCCCTGCCACCGGGAGCTCGAGCAGCACCGGCGGAAGTACAGGGGGCATATCGGGCCCCGGCGGCAACATCGTGGTCAACTATGGCGGTGGCCGGAATAACACGGTCCAGATGCAGATTAATCCGGAATATACGAGCTATATGAATACGCGTAACTCGATCACGGAGGCCCTCGACCTCATATCGCCTACCAGCGACCTGACAGGCATCTCCAACGTGGTGGTTAGCGGCGAACAGAACCCCGTCTCAAGCAGCGGTATGGCCGGCGCCTTTAACTTCCGGCAGAGGGGCATGAGTGCCCCGACGCTGGGAGGCACGCTGCCGTCAATACTACCCCAGGTGTTGTCACTCATCGTGATCGCCATCGCCGGGTTCGCCATATCGTACGCGAAGTTCATCAGGATGGACGTAAGGTAA